The Blochmannia endosymbiont of Colobopsis nipponica genome has a segment encoding these proteins:
- the rpsA gene encoding 30S ribosomal protein S1, with translation MTESFAKLFEESLKKIKICPGSIISATVIDITKNVVLVDAGLKSESTIPIDQFQNSQGILEVKVGDKVDVALDAIEDGFGETLLSREKAKRYEAWTVLEKAYKEETTVVGIINGRVKGGFTVELNGVRAFLPGSLVDIRPIHDSFHLEGRECEFKVIKLDQKRNNIVVSRRAVIESESNAERDYLLNKLQENMEIKGIVKNLTDYGAFIDLGGVDGLLHITDMAWRRVKNPNEIVNLGDEVNVKVLKFDRERNRVSLGLKQLGEDPWITITKRYQEGTKLIGRVTNLTDYGCFIEVEGGIEGLVHISEMDWTNKNVHPSKMVTIGEFIEVMVLDIDKERRRISLGLKQCKLNPWKKFAETHNKGDRVVGKIKSITDFGIFIGLDGGIDGLVHTSDISWNNLDEEDICKYKKGDEITAMVLQVDADRERISLGLKQLLDDPLNIYLSLNKKGSIVAGLIKSVDLKGAVVKLKDGIEGYLRRPEISSNNQDITNIFHVGASVNAKVIGVDRKNRLVNLSIDFCDESINLNPVNANLNQQEEIIHFSNTMIEAFKAATKNE, from the coding sequence ATGACGGAATCATTTGCTAAACTTTTTGAAGAATCTTTAAAGAAAATTAAGATTTGTCCTGGTTCTATTATTAGTGCTACTGTGATTGATATTACCAAAAATGTTGTTTTGGTAGATGCTGGTTTAAAATCTGAGTCTACTATACCTATTGACCAGTTTCAAAATTCCCAGGGAATTTTAGAAGTAAAGGTAGGAGATAAGGTTGATGTTGCGTTAGATGCTATAGAGGATGGTTTTGGCGAAACGTTATTGTCTCGTGAAAAAGCAAAGCGCTATGAAGCATGGACTGTATTAGAAAAAGCTTATAAAGAAGAAACTACTGTGGTAGGTATAATTAATGGTAGAGTAAAGGGTGGTTTTACTGTTGAATTGAATGGAGTACGCGCTTTTTTGCCTGGTTCTTTGGTTGATATTCGGCCTATACATGATTCTTTTCATTTAGAAGGTAGAGAATGTGAATTTAAAGTAATTAAATTAGATCAGAAACGTAATAATATTGTAGTTTCTCGCCGCGCTGTTATTGAATCTGAAAGTAATGCTGAACGAGACTATCTTTTAAACAAATTACAAGAAAATATGGAAATTAAAGGTATTGTAAAAAATTTAACTGATTATGGAGCTTTCATAGATCTTGGAGGTGTAGATGGTTTGTTACATATAACTGATATGGCGTGGCGAAGAGTTAAAAATCCTAATGAAATAGTTAATCTCGGTGATGAAGTTAACGTTAAAGTATTAAAATTTGATAGGGAACGTAATCGTGTTTCTTTAGGTTTAAAACAATTAGGTGAAGATCCATGGATCACTATTACGAAGCGTTATCAAGAGGGTACTAAATTAATAGGACGAGTTACCAATTTAACTGATTATGGTTGTTTCATAGAAGTTGAAGGAGGAATTGAGGGGTTAGTGCATATTTCCGAAATGGATTGGACTAATAAAAATGTGCATCCATCTAAGATGGTTACTATTGGTGAATTTATTGAGGTTATGGTATTGGATATTGACAAGGAACGTCGTCGTATCTCTTTGGGTTTAAAACAGTGCAAGTTAAATCCGTGGAAAAAATTTGCTGAAACTCATAATAAGGGAGATCGTGTTGTAGGTAAAATAAAGTCAATTACTGATTTTGGTATTTTTATTGGTCTTGACGGAGGCATTGATGGTCTAGTACATACGTCTGATATTTCTTGGAATAACTTAGATGAAGAGGATATATGTAAATATAAGAAAGGGGATGAAATAACTGCGATGGTTCTTCAAGTAGATGCAGACCGTGAACGTATTTCTTTAGGTTTAAAGCAATTATTAGATGATCCATTAAATATTTATTTATCTTTAAATAAAAAGGGTTCCATTGTTGCTGGATTAATCAAGTCTGTTGATTTGAAAGGGGCTGTTGTTAAGTTAAAAGATGGTATTGAAGGTTATTTACGACGACCTGAAATATCTTCAAACAATCAAGATATTACTAATATTTTTCATGTTGGTGCCTCAGTGAATGCGAAAGTTATTGGTGTTGATCGTAAGAATCGTTTAGTTAATTTATCTATAGATTTTTGTGATGAAAGTATTAATCTTAATCCTGTTAATGCTAATCTCAATCAACAAGAAGAAATTATTCATTTTTCTAATACTATGATAGAAGCATTTAAAGCGGCAACTAAAAATGAATAA
- the msbA gene encoding lipid A ABC transporter ATP-binding protein/permease MsbA, whose protein sequence is MLKNNSYFSTWKIFSRLWPIISPFRIGLLVATITLILNAGSDTLMLSLLKPLLDDGFGKANKNVFVWMPLAIISLMSIRGISGFISNYCISWVSGKVVMEIRRRLFSHIMGMPVSFFCKQSIGALLSRITYDSEQVASSSSSALIVIIREGASIIGLAVMMFYHSWQLSLIIFIIAPIVSLVIKLVSNKFRRISKKIQTTMGLLTSSAEQMLKGHKEVLIFGGQKIEKKHFNYVSNCMRQQNMKMVAISSIFDPIIQFIAALALVFVLYVASIPKIMDILTAGSITVIFSSMIVLMKPLKSLTNVNAQFQKGMAACQTLFSILDLKNEEDSGFLNVARVHGNISFKNVTFFYPDKNTPSLCNIDFNISSGHTVALVGKSGSGKSTIVNLLARFYNICQGEILLDDVNINKYKLSSLRNQIAFVSQDVHLFNDTIANNIAYAYKDCYAIRKSIEEVAYMAGVMDFVSQMEYGLDTIIGENGVLLSGGQRQRIAIARALLRNCPILILDEATSALDSESEKAIKKVFDRLRNNKTLLIIAHRFSTIETADKILVIENGYIVERGTHASLIRHQGIYAQLHKLQFN, encoded by the coding sequence ATGTTAAAAAATAATTCTTATTTTTCTACTTGGAAAATTTTTAGTCGTCTTTGGCCAATTATATCTCCTTTTAGAATAGGTCTATTAGTTGCCACAATTACCCTAATATTAAATGCTGGTAGTGATACTTTAATGTTGTCACTACTTAAGCCTTTGCTTGACGATGGTTTTGGTAAGGCTAATAAAAATGTTTTTGTTTGGATGCCATTAGCAATAATTAGTCTTATGAGTATACGTGGTATTAGTGGTTTTATTTCTAATTATTGTATATCGTGGGTTTCTGGTAAAGTGGTTATGGAAATTCGTCGTCGATTATTCAGTCATATAATGGGTATGCCAGTATCATTTTTTTGTAAACAGTCTATCGGAGCATTGTTATCTCGTATAACTTATGATTCAGAACAAGTAGCTTCTTCTTCTTCCAGTGCATTGATTGTTATTATTCGCGAAGGGGCTTCCATTATTGGATTAGCTGTAATGATGTTTTATCATAGTTGGCAGTTGTCGTTAATAATATTTATAATAGCGCCAATTGTTTCCTTAGTTATAAAATTGGTTTCTAACAAATTTAGAAGAATTAGTAAAAAAATACAAACTACAATGGGGTTGTTAACTAGTAGCGCTGAACAAATGTTAAAGGGTCATAAAGAAGTATTGATTTTTGGTGGACAAAAAATAGAGAAGAAACATTTTAATTATGTTAGTAATTGTATGAGACAACAAAATATGAAGATGGTTGCTATTTCTTCAATTTTTGATCCCATTATTCAATTTATAGCTGCTTTAGCTTTGGTTTTTGTATTATATGTAGCTAGTATTCCAAAGATTATGGATATCTTAACTGCTGGGAGCATTACTGTAATTTTTTCATCGATGATAGTTCTAATGAAACCATTAAAATCTTTAACAAATGTTAACGCTCAGTTTCAAAAAGGTATGGCTGCTTGTCAAACTTTGTTTTCAATTCTCGATTTAAAAAATGAAGAAGATAGCGGTTTTTTAAATGTTGCTCGTGTACACGGAAATATTAGTTTTAAAAATGTCACTTTTTTTTATCCTGATAAAAATACTCCTTCTTTGTGTAATATTGATTTTAATATTTCCAGTGGACATACTGTAGCATTAGTAGGTAAATCGGGGTCTGGAAAATCAACTATTGTCAATTTATTAGCTCGTTTTTATAACATATGTCAAGGAGAAATATTACTTGATGATGTCAATATAAATAAATATAAATTATCGTCATTACGTAATCAGATAGCATTTGTTTCTCAGGATGTTCATTTATTCAATGATACTATTGCTAATAATATTGCTTATGCTTATAAAGATTGTTATGCCATTCGTAAATCTATAGAAGAAGTTGCATACATGGCTGGAGTAATGGATTTTGTTAGTCAAATGGAATACGGATTAGATACAATAATAGGTGAAAATGGTGTGCTTTTATCTGGAGGACAACGTCAACGAATTGCAATTGCACGTGCATTGTTACGCAATTGTCCCATTTTAATTCTTGATGAAGCTACTTCTGCATTAGATTCTGAATCGGAAAAGGCCATCAAAAAAGTTTTTGATAGATTAAGAAATAATAAAACATTATTAATAATTGCTCATAGATTTTCTACAATTGAAACAGCTGATAAAATTTTGGTAATAGAAAATGGCTACATTGTTGAACGCGGGACTCATGCATCTTTAATACGTCATCAAGGAATATACGCTCAGTTACACAAATTACAATTTAATTGA
- the lpxK gene encoding tetraacyldisaccharide 4'-kinase, with translation MFSRIWYSISLYHLLLLPFSLVYGLISSVIRFSYHCGLFKSNKFPLPIVVIGNLTVGGNGKTPMVIWLVERLQHRGWLVGVVSRGYGGRSKRYPIILNELSNSDECGDEPLLIWQRTRAPVAVSPNRSDAVAALLRQFELDIIISDDGLQHYALARDIEWVMVAQRRFGNGLWLPAGPMRERATRLSSVHEIIVNGEKIKSGEISMKLYPSMAVNLLNGERCELKTLRKVIAMAGIGYPEQFFSTLHSSGIIPIKEIIFTDHALYCEKILSSLVMYDQILLMTEKDAVKCRKFAHFNWWYLQVDVFLSQDAENKLLLRVENNIYKYRIAALK, from the coding sequence ATGTTTTCTCGTATTTGGTACAGTATTTCATTATATCATTTATTATTGTTACCTTTTTCTTTAGTATATGGTTTAATAAGTAGTGTTATTAGATTTAGTTATCATTGCGGTTTATTTAAATCAAATAAATTTCCATTACCGATAGTTGTAATAGGCAATTTAACAGTTGGAGGCAATGGTAAAACACCAATGGTAATATGGTTAGTTGAACGATTGCAACATCGCGGTTGGTTGGTAGGAGTCGTTTCTAGGGGTTATGGTGGACGATCTAAGAGATATCCTATTATTCTAAATGAATTAAGTAACAGTGACGAATGTGGTGATGAACCCCTTTTAATTTGGCAACGTACTAGAGCTCCTGTTGCTGTTTCACCTAATAGGTCGGATGCTGTAGCTGCGTTATTACGTCAATTTGAGTTGGATATTATTATAAGTGATGATGGACTACAACATTATGCTTTAGCAAGGGATATTGAATGGGTTATGGTTGCTCAGCGTCGTTTTGGTAATGGTTTATGGTTACCAGCAGGCCCTATGCGCGAACGAGCTACGCGGTTAAGTTCAGTTCATGAAATCATTGTTAATGGTGAAAAAATTAAATCAGGTGAAATTTCTATGAAATTATACCCTAGCATGGCTGTTAATTTATTAAATGGTGAACGTTGTGAATTGAAAACTTTGCGTAAAGTGATAGCTATGGCAGGTATTGGTTATCCGGAACAATTTTTTTCTACTTTACATTCAAGTGGAATAATACCTATAAAAGAAATAATTTTTACTGATCATGCATTGTATTGTGAAAAGATTCTTTCTTCTTTAGTAATGTATGATCAAATATTATTAATGACTGAAAAAGATGCAGTAAAATGTCGTAAGTTTGCTCATTTTAATTGGTGGTATTTACAAGTAGATGTATTTTTATCTCAAGATGCTGAAAATAAATTGTTACTAAGAGTAGAAAATAATATATATAAATATCGTATTGCAGCGTTAAAATGA
- a CDS encoding Trm112 family protein, translating to MDRRLLSIIVCPVCNSKLFLDKEKQELICKVDLLGFPIRNGIPILLEKEARRISYY from the coding sequence ATGGATCGTCGTTTATTATCAATTATTGTTTGCCCAGTTTGTAATAGTAAGTTGTTTCTTGATAAAGAAAAACAAGAGTTAATTTGTAAAGTTGATTTATTAGGGTTTCCTATACGAAATGGAATTCCAATTCTTTTAGAAAAAGAAGCTCGAAGAATTTCTTATTATTAA
- the kdsB gene encoding 3-deoxy-manno-octulosonate cytidylyltransferase — MNFVVVIPARLASRRLPNKLLMDIHGKPMISYTVESALASGADQVIVATDHLSIVKAIKYLQLNSETYLTKGSYRSGTERIKEVIDYYGFDDDQIIINVQGDEPLMPSKVIHQLANSLHDNKIKIATAAVPMTSMMEARNVNVVKVVLDINNYALYFSRAIIPYDFKCNIVNNVCNTNIKLLRHMGIYSYRVHSIHSYVQWNASPLEEIESLEQLRVLWYGGKIYTVIFNDVFNISVNSIDDLNKVRLFIKEKIDN; from the coding sequence ATGAATTTTGTTGTTGTAATTCCTGCTAGACTTGCTTCTCGAAGATTACCAAATAAATTGTTAATGGATATTCATGGTAAACCTATGATATCTTACACAGTAGAATCAGCTTTAGCATCTGGTGCTGATCAGGTTATCGTAGCCACTGATCATTTAAGTATTGTAAAAGCAATCAAATATTTACAATTGAATAGCGAAACATATTTAACCAAAGGAAGTTATAGGTCTGGTACTGAACGTATAAAAGAAGTAATTGATTATTATGGATTTGATGATGATCAAATCATTATTAATGTTCAAGGTGATGAACCTTTAATGCCATCTAAAGTTATTCATCAATTGGCAAATAGTTTACATGATAATAAAATTAAAATAGCTACAGCGGCAGTACCTATGACTTCGATGATGGAAGCTCGTAATGTTAATGTTGTTAAAGTTGTTTTGGATATTAACAATTACGCTCTTTATTTTTCTCGAGCAATTATTCCATATGATTTTAAATGTAATATTGTAAATAATGTTTGTAATACTAATATTAAGTTATTGCGTCATATGGGAATATATTCTTATCGCGTTCATTCTATTCATAGTTATGTACAATGGAATGCTAGTCCATTAGAAGAAATTGAATCTCTTGAACAATTAAGAGTTCTTTGGTATGGAGGGAAAATATATACTGTGATATTTAATGATGTATTTAATATTAGCGTAAATTCTATTGATGATTTAAATAAAGTTAGACTATTTATAAAAGAAAAAATTGATAATTAA
- a CDS encoding UbiX family flavin prenyltransferase, protein MLQQSRLIVGISGASGAIYGVRLLTFLRKCNIESHLVVSRAGWVTLQQELGIDKNILYEQADVVYSPQDIGAVIASGSFFNMGMLIAPCSIRTMSEINTGITSTLMSRVADVILKEKRKLVLMIRETPLHLGHLRTMTTLTEMGAVIMPPVPAFYTHPKSINDMVDYTISRALNIFGIFTKLSSSWLGMKNKKHYF, encoded by the coding sequence ATGTTACAACAATCAAGATTAATAGTCGGTATATCTGGTGCCTCGGGAGCTATATATGGAGTACGATTATTAACTTTTCTACGTAAATGCAATATTGAATCACATCTTGTTGTTAGCAGGGCTGGTTGGGTAACTCTACAACAAGAATTAGGCATTGATAAGAATATTTTATATGAACAAGCTGATGTAGTGTATTCTCCTCAAGATATTGGAGCTGTTATAGCTAGCGGATCGTTTTTTAATATGGGCATGTTAATTGCTCCATGTTCTATACGTACTATGTCTGAAATAAATACAGGAATAACATCAACGTTGATGAGTAGAGTTGCAGATGTAATATTAAAAGAAAAACGTAAACTTGTTTTAATGATTAGAGAAACTCCATTACATCTTGGTCATTTACGAACAATGACTACTTTAACAGAAATGGGTGCTGTCATTATGCCACCAGTTCCTGCCTTTTATACTCATCCTAAATCTATTAATGATATGGTAGACTATACAATAAGTCGAGCTCTCAATATCTTTGGTATTTTTACAAAACTTTCTTCTTCTTGGTTAGGGATGAAAAATAAGAAACATTATTTTTAA
- a CDS encoding inverse autotransporter beta domain-containing protein: MSSEVQGVLSEKNKNILNKQYRAINETITNENNIKNENNIKNEQHDLLTKLRISNNLIDLMSKVYQDHNYFIFTQTGIKNIKKINFLNVGVGQRIVRDNRWFVGYNTFYDMQLSDENYHRLSVGTEFFCNYFYLTVNKYYALTNRYFSNQGSINKEHVLNGYDLNVGSWLRFYPSLSGTLKLKYYFYDEILNLSKTRQNKNLLNWVTEIEFNPISIITFSISETFNKNFCTEKKINILINYEFGTPFNQQLKDVNILGKTLNGNLYKFVVRDNNIPLVKKISNKMQGYHLVQTSFYNNTQEKIELGKERFLKKIERKMGRKNNSDFPKNIETKANNHSVDDSKKQKQVAVKNKDQKINKANIDKQTEKQQDKQAIDNQSCYNQKDKESTISQNYEPSTSYAIPGENLSKDNKKTITTNSTNNTVSKLDENQCKIQDKDLKKTETTKVDEMKKQLKEDKGNDNSFLCPVPPPLPTSLPTTVIQTPSTSSTLNEKSYDIINKKSNQLQKSKNTNIHNQMMENLISAKNSKFLNLGNEQHLLKLQKIQEDRLNIKYDSQNNDVLSKILSRKALLIYSDSSNSNSDEENSTKDDFSD, encoded by the coding sequence GTGTCATCTGAAGTTCAAGGCGTATTATCTGAAAAGAACAAAAACATTCTAAATAAACAATATAGGGCAATTAATGAAACAATAACAAATGAAAACAATATAAAAAATGAAAACAATATAAAAAATGAACAACATGATTTATTGACTAAACTAAGAATTAGCAATAATTTGATCGATTTAATGAGTAAAGTATATCAAGATCACAATTACTTCATTTTTACTCAGACCGGTATTAAAAATATTAAAAAAATTAATTTTCTGAATGTTGGTGTAGGTCAAAGAATCGTTCGTGATAATCGATGGTTTGTAGGATATAATACTTTTTATGATATGCAGCTTTCTGATGAAAACTATCATCGTTTAAGTGTAGGTACTGAATTTTTTTGTAATTATTTTTATTTAACAGTTAATAAATATTATGCCTTAACTAATCGATATTTTTCAAATCAAGGTAGTATAAATAAAGAGCATGTTCTTAATGGTTATGATTTAAATGTTGGTAGTTGGTTGCGTTTTTATCCATCGTTATCAGGTACATTGAAATTAAAATATTATTTTTATGATGAAATTTTAAATTTATCTAAAACAAGACAGAATAAAAATTTACTAAATTGGGTAACTGAAATTGAATTTAATCCTATATCAATAATTACTTTTAGCATAAGTGAAACCTTTAATAAAAATTTCTGTACAGAAAAAAAAATCAATATATTAATTAACTACGAATTCGGAACACCTTTTAACCAACAGTTAAAGGATGTTAATATTCTTGGTAAAACACTTAATGGTAATCTATATAAATTCGTTGTACGAGATAATAATATACCTTTAGTTAAGAAAATTTCTAATAAAATGCAAGGTTATCACTTAGTACAAACTTCTTTTTATAATAATACTCAAGAAAAAATAGAATTGGGCAAAGAAAGATTTCTAAAAAAAATTGAAAGGAAAATGGGACGAAAAAATAATAGTGATTTTCCTAAAAATATAGAAACAAAAGCAAATAACCATTCTGTCGATGATAGTAAAAAACAAAAGCAAGTTGCCGTAAAAAATAAGGATCAAAAAATTAATAAAGCAAATATTGATAAACAAACAGAAAAGCAACAAGATAAACAAGCAATTGATAATCAATCTTGTTATAATCAAAAAGATAAAGAATCAACAATATCACAAAATTACGAACCATCAACTTCATATGCTATACCAGGTGAAAATTTATCAAAAGATAATAAGAAAACAATTACAACTAATAGCACTAATAACACAGTAAGTAAATTAGATGAAAATCAATGTAAAATACAAGATAAAGACTTAAAAAAGACTGAAACAACAAAAGTAGACGAAATGAAAAAACAATTAAAAGAAGATAAAGGTAATGATAACAGTTTTCTGTGTCCTGTACCACCTCCTTTACCTACATCATTACCAACAACAGTAATTCAAACGCCATCAACATCATCGACCTTGAATGAAAAGAGTTATGATATAATTAATAAAAAAAGTAATCAACTTCAAAAAAGCAAAAATACAAATATACATAACCAAATGATGGAAAATCTTATTTCTGCTAAAAATAGTAAATTTTTAAATTTAGGAAATGAACAACATCTTTTAAAGTTACAAAAAATACAAGAAGATCGTTTAAATATCAAATATGATAGTCAAAACAACGATGTTTTATCTAAAATTTTGAGTAGAAAAGCACTCTTAATATATAGCGATAGTAGTAATTCAAATTCGGATGAAGAAAATTCAACGAAAGATGATTTCTCTGATTAA
- the fumC gene encoding class II fumarate hydratase produces MPISRIEKDSIGYIEVADNQLWGSQTQRSLKYFNISDEKMPFELIRAIAQIKRVAAQVNADLGLLDRRYAQAIILVTDEILNGEHMKEFPLSVWQTGSGTQTNMNINEVIANRASELLGGKRGENRIIHPNDHVNKSQSSNDVFPTAMHIASVIAIKEHLIPQILILKETLAKKSVDFNNIIKIGRTHLQDAVPLTLGQEISSWVSMLDHNLINIKFTLSHLYELALGGTAVGTGLNSHPEYAQRTAYNLSLLTGHPFVTAPNKFESLATSDALVNTHGSLKTLASSMMKISNDIRWLSSGPRCGIGELIIPANEPGSSIMPGKINPTQCEAVNMLCCQVFGNDVAINFGGASGNFELNVHRPLIIYNFLQSARLLQDGIKSFNRYCISGMEPNRKRIIQLLEKSLMLVTALTPYIGYDKATKIAQKAYQEDLTLKAAALKLGYLDEQDFDRWIKPENMVNFSCNK; encoded by the coding sequence ATGCCGATAAGTCGTATAGAAAAAGATTCAATAGGTTATATTGAAGTTGCTGATAATCAGCTTTGGGGATCTCAAACTCAGAGGTCATTGAAGTATTTTAATATCTCTGATGAAAAGATGCCTTTTGAATTGATTAGGGCCATTGCGCAAATAAAAAGAGTTGCGGCACAGGTTAATGCTGATTTAGGATTGCTCGATAGACGGTATGCGCAAGCAATTATTTTGGTCACTGATGAAATTTTAAATGGTGAGCACATGAAAGAATTTCCATTATCTGTATGGCAAACAGGTTCTGGTACACAAACTAATATGAATATTAATGAAGTTATTGCCAATCGTGCAAGTGAGCTATTAGGTGGTAAACGTGGCGAAAATAGAATAATACATCCTAATGATCATGTTAATAAGAGTCAAAGTTCAAATGATGTATTTCCTACTGCAATGCATATTGCCTCAGTAATAGCAATAAAAGAACATCTAATACCCCAGATCTTAATTTTAAAAGAAACTTTAGCTAAGAAATCCGTTGATTTTAACAATATTATTAAAATTGGACGCACTCATTTACAAGATGCAGTTCCTCTAACTCTTGGTCAAGAAATATCTAGTTGGGTATCCATGTTAGATCATAATTTGATTAATATCAAATTTACTCTTTCACATCTTTATGAATTAGCATTAGGTGGTACCGCTGTAGGTACCGGACTTAATTCCCATCCTGAATATGCACAACGTACAGCGTATAATTTATCTTTATTAACGGGTCATCCTTTTGTTACTGCTCCTAATAAATTCGAATCGTTAGCAACAAGTGATGCTTTAGTAAATACTCATGGATCTTTAAAAACTCTAGCTTCGTCCATGATGAAAATTTCTAACGATATACGTTGGTTGTCGTCTGGACCCCGTTGTGGTATTGGTGAATTAATAATTCCTGCAAATGAACCTGGAAGTTCAATTATGCCGGGGAAAATTAATCCAACACAATGTGAAGCTGTGAATATGTTATGTTGTCAGGTTTTTGGTAATGATGTTGCTATAAATTTTGGTGGCGCATCAGGTAATTTTGAATTAAATGTTCATCGACCACTTATTATTTATAATTTTCTCCAGTCTGCTAGGTTATTACAAGATGGAATTAAAAGTTTTAATCGTTATTGTATTTCTGGCATGGAGCCAAATCGTAAACGAATAATTCAATTGCTTGAAAAGTCTTTAATGTTAGTCACTGCACTTACTCCTTATATTGGTTATGATAAAGCAACTAAAATTGCTCAAAAGGCTTACCAAGAAGATTTGACATTAAAAGCGGCTGCGTTAAAGTTAGGTTATCTCGATGAACAAGATTTTGATAGGTGGATAAAACCAGAAAATATGGTGAATTTTAGTTGTAACAAGTAA
- the nth gene encoding endonuclease III: MNNAKRYKILNIFNANNSNPTTELVYNSAFELLIAVILSARSTDVQVNKVTDNLFAVASSPQAILNLGEDALKKQIRSIGLFNKKTENIIKTCELLVNLYDSKIPANRYALESLPGVGRKTANVILNLIFGFPTIAVDSHIFRFCNRSRFVIGVTLKIVERKLLTVIPERFKSKCHSWMVLHGRYVCTARKPQCSSCCIRELCEYNKKII; this comes from the coding sequence ATGAATAATGCTAAACGATATAAAATATTAAATATATTTAATGCCAATAATTCAAATCCTACTACAGAATTGGTGTATAATTCAGCGTTTGAATTATTAATAGCAGTGATTCTTTCTGCTAGATCTACTGACGTACAAGTTAATAAAGTTACTGATAATTTATTTGCTGTGGCTTCATCACCTCAAGCTATATTGAATTTAGGAGAAGATGCATTAAAAAAACAAATTAGATCTATTGGCTTATTTAATAAAAAAACAGAAAACATCATTAAAACGTGTGAATTATTAGTTAATTTATATGATAGTAAAATTCCAGCAAATCGTTATGCATTAGAAAGTTTACCTGGAGTTGGTCGTAAAACTGCTAATGTGATATTGAATTTAATTTTTGGATTTCCTACTATTGCTGTAGATTCTCATATTTTTCGATTTTGTAATAGGAGTCGTTTTGTCATAGGTGTTACTCTCAAAATAGTTGAAAGAAAATTGTTAACTGTCATTCCTGAAAGATTTAAAAGTAAATGTCATTCTTGGATGGTTTTACATGGAAGGTATGTTTGTACTGCAAGAAAGCCTCAATGTAGTTCATGTTGTATTAGAGAACTATGTGAGTATAATAAAAAAATTATTTAA